CCCTGGAAGGGAATTCATTTCTTGTCGAGAAATAACGAGAAAACGCGAGGGAGTGTACTGGCATGACCCATTTCCTCCGCGTAGGATTTCTCGGGGAGAGGGCCAGGGAGCTCAGAGGCGATGCTGTCAGGCTGAAGGAGCTCCTCTCTGGGCTCGAGCTGTCTGACCGGGAGCCCTTGGCGGTGCGCGAGATAGAGTCCCTGCTCAGAAGCATAGGGAAGGCCGCCGGGGAGATCCAGGAGTTCCTGGATGCCTTGCCCTCGGAGCCCTTGGTCTGGACCGGCCAGGGCTCGACGGAGGAAGTCATGGCAATGCTGGAGGCCCTTGTCCAGGCAAGGGAAGCCCGGGGGTGCCCGGACAATCCCCTATTCCGGGAGGATTAGAAACTACCAGGTAGAATTCCCTTCATGGAAGGGGGCCTAGGACTTGCCCATATATGAGTTCAAGTGTTCATCCTGTGGTGAGAAGTTCGAGCGCCTGTGCCGGATGGGTGAAGATAGCCCCGGCCCATGCCCAGGATGCGGTTCAGACGCATCCAAGAAGGTGCTCTCCCTGTTCGCCGGGAAGGGCTCCAAGGGTTCGGCCTGCTCTGGGTGCTCTTCCTCGAAGTGCTCGTCATGCCATTGAAAGGGGGGGTACGCGTGAATCTGCGCGTTAACGGTCATGTCGCACAGTTCTTTCCTGGAGGAAAGGCAGTGCACGAAATGACCCTTGAGGAACCCGCCAGCGTCAGGGAGGTCCTTGGGAGGCTCTCAGTCAACCCGCAGCTAGTCATGGCTGTGTACATTAACAACGAGAAACGGGACCTCGATTGCCTGGTAAATGATGGCGACGAGGTATTGCTGCTCTCGCCTGTTTCCGGAGGCTAGGGTTGGAGCTCCTGCGCATAAACGAGGACGCATGGCTGCTGCCCGGGCGAACCTGCCTGGGCATCATCCAGTCCCAGGGCCAAGCTCTATTGGTGGACTCAGGCAATGGACCGGATTCGGCAAAGAAGGCGCTCCGGGCCATTGAGGGCGCAGGTTGGAGACTGGCGGGGATCCTGAATACCCATGCCCATGCGGATCACTACGGCGGCAACGGTGTACTGACCCGGAAAACGCAGGCGCCAGTGTTTGCCAGTGAGCTGGAGGCGCTTGTGATGAAGTACCCTGTGCTGGAACCCGCCGCCATCTTCGGAGCCTACCCTCCGCCCAACCTCAAGAACAGTTTTCTAATGGCCGCAGCGTCTCCTGTGGATCGCCTGGTGGCGCCGGGAGAGGCCTTGAGAGTGGGGGAGAGGGTATGCCAAGCTGTGTCCCTGAGCGGCCATTCCATGGGCCAGGTAGGGCTAGCTTGCGGTGAGATCCTTTTTGCCGGGGACGCCTTTATCGGCCAAGCGACACTGGAGAGAAACCCCATACCCTACAACGTGGACACCAAGAGGGCTCTTGAAAGCCTTGATCTGATGGAGACAGCCGGCTACCACCGCATCGTGGCTAGTCACACTCAACCGGAAGAAGACCACAGGCGCTCCCTGAGGCTGTACAGGCAACGCATCCTCCAGGTTGCTGATTCGCTGCTTTTTTTCCTAGAGAGTGGACCATCCACCACCGAGAGGCTCCTGGGAGCCGTATGCGAGAAGTACGGATCCCCGCTGAAGGCCCCAACCCAGTACTATCTCATGCGGTCGGCGATAGCCTCCATTCTTTCCTACCTCAGAGAGAAGGGTGAAATCGCCATGTCGTGCACGCGAGGGGAGATGTTTTGGCACACTCACGTGCGTATATAGGGGTTATAGGCCCCAGTGAGTGCACTGAGGCTGAGTACCTTTTGGCCCAGGAAGTGGGGAGCCTCATTGCCCGCAGCGGCGCTGTGCTGGTTACGGGCGGCCGTGGGGGTGTCATGGAGGCGGCTTCACGGGGTGCCAGGGAGTCCGGCGGGCTGACCATTGGCATCCTCCCAGGGCTTGACAGGGCCTCCGGAAACCGGTACCTTGACGTGGTTATCCCAACAGGGCTCGGCTCAGCCCGGAACGCCATCGTGGTGTCCGCCTCTGACGCGCTCATAGCCATCTCAGGGGGTTACGGAACCCTCTCAGAAATAGGGCTGGCACTGAAAGCAGGAAGGGCAGTGGTAGGGCTGAATACTTGGCAGGTTTTGCCACAGGGGAGGGGAGGGGACCCCATAATACGGGCATCCAGCGCAGCCCAGGCCGTGACGCTTGCGCTGGGGCACACAACCCCTGGATGAGGTCGCATCATACTTTCTTTGGCATACTAGCCCTGAACGAGTAGCGGCGGGAACTGAACCCGGACAGGATACGGAGGAAAGACCGCCGGTCTCCCACGAACCTCGACCGGGTTGGGAGGTCCATTTCCCCAACGCGGAGACAGCAACACTGAACCTGGCAGGTTTTGCCACACGAAAGGGGAGGGGACCCCATAGTGGGGGCCTCAAGCCCAGCCTATGCCGTGGATCTGGCGCTGAAAAACTAAAAAATGCAGATAGACTTAGGCGTCATAGATATCTCCGCTTTTTGGCATACTACCCATGAAACACATAAGAGGAGGTGCACTGATGCCCCACCACATTCAACAGAACATTCAGCAGTGCATTCAGACCTGCCACCAGCAGGCGAACGAGCTCAGATCCCTGGCAAACCAGGCCCCTGAGACCTCGCTGAGGAACATGCTTACAGAGGGCGCTCACCACATTGAGATGTGTATTCGAGAGTGTGAGTTTTGCGTGGAGAGGATCCAGCAGCCTCAGGCTCAGGCTCAAACCCAGGTTACGGGTTACCATCCCGGGCAGTTCCAGGCGCCGCAGTACCAGCCAGGCCAGTACCAGCCGGGACTCCCCAGGTAGAATTGGAAAGGTTGCCCCTGCGTAACAGTACAGCTAGGAGTAGGAGGCCTTCTACCCGGCACCCCGGGGGGAGGGCCTCTTTCACGGGACCTTCATGTGTTACTTCCTATAACATATATTATGTCATCTAATTGCTGCCGGAGGAAGACCACTGGAAATGGGAGCCCCGGGATAGTGATCAGGCACCCTTACCCGTCATGTGGTCCACTTCAATCACAATCACGCATACACCATCGACTTCCGCAAGGTCTCCCTGGGCCAGAGGCGGAATGCCGTCAACGGAATAGCGGCAGCACAAGGCATCCAGGAGGTCCCGCTTCTCGCCGGGATCCGTGGAGAGCCTCGCTTGGCCGAAGCACATAACGCTCTCGTAGTGCGCGCCCCACGTGCAGGCTCGATCTCCCGGCTGGAACCCTAGGAGGGTATCCACCTCGAAGCACACGGCATGCCCTGTGGAGAGAATATCGATCTTTAGGCCCTCCCGGGCCGAGTGTATGATGATCTTGCCGTCAAGATACGAAAAGAAAACGGGTACGACGTAGGGGAATGTACCATCAGTGAGACCGAGCCGTCCAACGCGCTCCCGCCGGAGCAATTCAACGCAACGCTCGTGGGAGAGCACCTTGGATGACCTTCGCATAGGCCTCTTCCACGCCAGTGATCTGTTGTCTCCGTTCATGCTTTGGAAGGCTCTCCTCGAAGACCTCCCGACTCACCTCTCTTTCGTTCTCTCAACTCTCTTAGAGGTCTTTAAACTTAACGGCCGTGCCATAGACCAAGACCTCAGCCGCCCCGGACATCACTGCCGAGGTTGAAAACCTTACAGACACCACAGCATCGGCGCCCAAGCCCTCGGCTTCCTGGACCATCCTGGACAGTGCCTCTTCCCGAGCCTTGCTGAGAAGCTGGGAGTATTCTCTAACCTCTCCTCCGACCAGGTTCCTGAGGCCCGCCATGATGTCATTTCCAAGGTGCCTTGCCCTGATCGTGCTTCCCTTGACCATGCCTAAGGCCTTGACGACCTCCCTTCCAGGTACAACGCCTGTCGTGTAGACGTCCAATTTCACTCCCCCCCACCGGCAATCTTGTCCCTGATGGCCACCACCACGATGATTAGCAGACCCGATGCCGCCAAGAACAGGCCAACCTTGACAGCCCCCGGGAGTCTCAGCACATCCACGAGCAGGGGCCGCAATGCAAACCCTAGCAGCACCATCACACCTAGGAGCAGGAGCACAAGACCCACGGTCTTCATTTACATCACCCACCGAGTAAGAGGTACTGGAAGCCAATACCAAGAAGATTTGGCACTCCGCTTGATGTGGGGGTTTGAACTCCCTGTGATTTCTGGAGTGGAAACCGCAAGTCCTGCCAACACCGGCGGGAGGTGTTCATTCCTCGCCCAGTATTCCAGTATCGCCGGCTGTTTCGGCGTCGATAGGCCACACCAATGTATCCTTCCGCTTTCGCTGACGCGGGCGGTACTCATCCTCCTCCGAAAGGGCTTCCTCTTGGCCGCCCTCCCAAGGGGTTTCGTGGGCAAAATCCTCGAAGGGATCCCAAAGGGGCCGCTTGGGCCAAGGTGACTGCATCTGGTCGACTGGCACGGCCAACACTCCCCCCTTTTATGGGGTTAGTGTTTCACCTGGCTGACCTGCTATTCCCCGGCCAAGTCAATGGGAAACCTAAGCACCTGCCCAGGGAAAATGTTCGCGCTTGCCAGCCTGTTTTCCTTCCTTATGCGGTATATCACATACCTCGTATCCCGTGACGGAGCCAATTTCTTCGCGATATTCCAGAGGTTGTCCCCGGGTACCACCGTAACCTCCAGGACTCGAGGCCGGAATGACTCGGGTTCAGGATCCGCTGAACGCGCCACTGACCTCGCTCCCAGCATCACCGCGAGCACTACCGCTCCGACTACCAGGCACCTTCCCCAGGCTGTCCCTCTACTAGTGCATGAGCGAGGATAGATGGATCCGAAGTACTTCAATGGGACTCACCTCCTTACTTGAAGGTATACGAACATGTGTTCGTTGTCAAGGGGCAATATCAAGAAACCCGTTGCTATGCAAAGGGTGCACGACAATCTTATGAGTAAATAATTGGCAATTCCACTTTAGAGAACCTACCGGAGGCTATTCGGCCGATAGCGAGCCCAGAATTCGTCAAATCTGCCGCTGAGCAGGCAGCAGCGCAAGGC
This DNA window, taken from Bacillota bacterium, encodes the following:
- a CDS encoding zinc ribbon domain-containing protein translates to MPIYEFKCSSCGEKFERLCRMGEDSPGPCPGCGSDASKKVLSLFAGKGSKGSACSGCSSSKCSSCH
- a CDS encoding MoaD/ThiS family protein; its protein translation is MNLRVNGHVAQFFPGGKAVHEMTLEEPASVREVLGRLSVNPQLVMAVYINNEKRDLDCLVNDGDEVLLLSPVSGG
- a CDS encoding MBL fold metallo-hydrolase, whose protein sequence is MELLRINEDAWLLPGRTCLGIIQSQGQALLVDSGNGPDSAKKALRAIEGAGWRLAGILNTHAHADHYGGNGVLTRKTQAPVFASELEALVMKYPVLEPAAIFGAYPPPNLKNSFLMAAASPVDRLVAPGEALRVGERVCQAVSLSGHSMGQVGLACGEILFAGDAFIGQATLERNPIPYNVDTKRALESLDLMETAGYHRIVASHTQPEEDHRRSLRLYRQRILQVADSLLFFLESGPSTTERLLGAVCEKYGSPLKAPTQYYLMRSAIASILSYLREKGEIAMSCTRGEMFWHTHVRI
- a CDS encoding TIGR00725 family protein, with product MAHSRAYIGVIGPSECTEAEYLLAQEVGSLIARSGAVLVTGGRGGVMEAASRGARESGGLTIGILPGLDRASGNRYLDVVIPTGLGSARNAIVVSASDALIAISGGYGTLSEIGLALKAGRAVVGLNTWQVLPQGRGGDPIIRASSAAQAVTLALGHTTPG
- a CDS encoding pyridoxamine 5'-phosphate oxidase family protein, which produces MNGDNRSLAWKRPMRRSSKVLSHERCVELLRRERVGRLGLTDGTFPYVVPVFFSYLDGKIIIHSAREGLKIDILSTGHAVCFEVDTLLGFQPGDRACTWGAHYESVMCFGQARLSTDPGEKRDLLDALCCRYSVDGIPPLAQGDLAEVDGVCVIVIEVDHMTGKGA
- a CDS encoding YbjQ family protein; translation: MDVYTTGVVPGREVVKALGMVKGSTIRARHLGNDIMAGLRNLVGGEVREYSQLLSKAREEALSRMVQEAEGLGADAVVSVRFSTSAVMSGAAEVLVYGTAVKFKDL
- a CDS encoding LysM peptidoglycan-binding domain-containing protein, translating into MKYFGSIYPRSCTSRGTAWGRCLVVGAVVLAVMLGARSVARSADPEPESFRPRVLEVTVVPGDNLWNIAKKLAPSRDTRYVIYRIRKENRLASANIFPGQVLRFPIDLAGE